Sequence from the Segatella copri genome:
TCCCTTGTTGCCCGACTTCTTACTTTGGTCTTCCGAAGGAGTATAGCGATTGATCTTCTGTCCATCCTTGGTAATGATTTCCATATTCTCCTTGCCAGGGTTCTTCACCATCGTGAAGTTATCCTTGCTGAACATTTCCGTCATATTATAGCGCGAAACGAGTGCCACCATCAGGGCAAGGGCAAACACCATCGCCACATCGAAGAGGTTGCTCACTACGCTCATCGGATCATCATCCTCGCCATCATGCGCAAGCCTATTTCTGCGTCTCTGTCTCATAAATTATATATCTTAACTTTTTTACCTTTTTACTTTTTTACCTTTAAAAGCCTTTTTACTTTTCCTCCAAAAGGTCTGCCATAAACTCGAGGTTGCTCATATCCTCGGTGTACCAGCGGTTCTTGGTCTGCTTGGTTACAAAACCGATGGCTGCAGAGAACAATCCCACTACGGTGGTAGCGAAAGCCACCTGCATGTTGTAAGCCATCGAAGCAATATCGCCGGTAGAAAGGCCTACCAGGGCAGGACCCATCGGAATCAAGGTACCCATCAAACCGAGCATCGGACCCATCTTCAGGAGTGTAGAAGGAAGAGAAAGATCCTTCTCTACAAACTGGGCATACTGGTCGAGGATGCGGTTTACCTGCGCCTTGCTCTGACGGTTGTCCACGAGTTTCTTCATATAGGAAACGATGACTGCCTGCTTGTTCTTTGGCAAGCGATCGCCCAGGGTATCGATGTTATCGAGTGTCAGGGTGTTCATCTGTTCACGAATCTCCGCACCCGACTTGCGCTTTACAAGATACTGTCCGAAGAAACCTCCAAGGAGCAGCAAGGCTCTGAGGAAGAAGAAAATCAACAAAATAATCACAGGAACCAGCATGCCTGTGGAAATCCAAAACAAAACGTCTGATATGTAATTCATTATACTCTATATTTTTTAATTTGATAATTGTAAATTGCCCATCCTATCGCCATTCCTACGATGACGATGGCGATGATGCCGAGAAGCGAGAGGGCATCGAAACTGTTGAAGCCTGCCACCGCTGTCCTGCCATTCACCGTACCGATGATGCCCATCAATCCGAGCAGCACCTCTACCAGGAAGAGCAGTTCCAAGCGGATTGGTCGCTCCGGCAAGAGCCATCTCAAACCGTAGGTGAATACCGGAGTCAAAACCAGCAATACTACGGCAAGCACCCATGCCACAACCTGGAACGATACGCCGGGAAGCAGGAAGATGGTCATCACCAGAACACTGAACAGCACTGGGAAAACCAGCAAACCCGGGAAGTACTTCAGGAAGATGAAGAACACCCATTTGCGGCGGCCCACATGTTCCGAAGTCTTCAAATCTACGTGGTGCACACAGAAAAGCATCGTAAGTGCCACGTCGATACTCAGCAGCACCGCCATATCGAGCATCAGCTTCTGGTCGGCTATCCAAGCCGCGATCTGCGTCTTCGACTGCTCGATGGCAAATG
This genomic interval carries:
- a CDS encoding MotA/TolQ/ExbB proton channel family protein, which produces MNYISDVLFWISTGMLVPVIILLIFFFLRALLLLGGFFGQYLVKRKSGAEIREQMNTLTLDNIDTLGDRLPKNKQAVIVSYMKKLVDNRQSKAQVNRILDQYAQFVEKDLSLPSTLLKMGPMLGLMGTLIPMGPALVGLSTGDIASMAYNMQVAFATTVVGLFSAAIGFVTKQTKNRWYTEDMSNLEFMADLLEEK
- a CDS encoding DUF2149 domain-containing protein, with the protein product MRQRRRNRLAHDGEDDDPMSVVSNLFDVAMVFALALMVALVSRYNMTEMFSKDNFTMVKNPGKENMEIITKDGQKINRYTPSEDQSKKSGNKGKKVGIAYQLENGEIIYVPEDK